In Nitrospira sp., the genomic window GTGCATAGGAGTTTGAGCATGGCGGTAGTACTTATCACCTTGGTTGTTTGTATTGGCTTCATGATTGCTGGTTTTACGTTATTCATAGATAGCGATGATTAAGGGAACCAGTCGGTCCTATCAGCAGTCCTGCCACACGATCAAACACTTATCGACGTCCCATTCATGAATTCTGGATGCACGCGATAATCCCTCTCTGGCCAAGAGTACAGAGAAGTTTGGCATGGCACCAGGAGGGGTTAGCGGACAGGTTGGTTCACAGAGCTGATCTGCTCTGTGAACCAATGGTAGCGTTCAGAGATTGTAGGGTGCGACATCAACGATCGCATTCGAGGCCATATTGCTTCCGAATCGATTCTGCGACATCTGACGGCTCTTTGGTGAGGAGCGCACAGGTGGTGAAATTGCCAACGACCTTCTTCTTGCTTTTATCAATATACGTCCAATCGATGATCTCCGTCTTTGCAAATGCGTACGACTGTCCCTTCTTGACTGATCGAATCATCGGGAGGTTGTCGATCCGTCCAGACCAGAGCTCTCCTTGTACCATGAGGTTGGAGAGCCACAGATATTCTTGCTGGTCGCCTTCACTCACTCTGACCTTGACCGAATACTGATCAGTGTTGGGTGGCGGTGATCCGGCTTTTCGAAGAAAATCTTCCAAGCCCGCCCGGGCGCGTTCCATCGCCTTCTGCATCGCAGGGTCCTCATCACTGAATTCGACCGCACTGTCCTTCTTGGCCTTGTCAGTGAATGATTGCGAAAATGCAGAGGGGGATATCAGGATCGCCAGCAGGGCGACGCTCAGCACGACAAATCGTTGCATACCAGCCTCCCAGAGCCTACAGCTTACTGCGCATGAGATGAGCCCACTATTTCTCGGGCATCTTGAACTCGTCCTGACTGCAAATCAAGATTGTTCACGCATTCGGCGTCTCACAGAACTGTTGTGCACACCGACACCACTATCTCGAAGAGGAAGAATTTATCTGTTTTTGTTACTCTGTCACTATGTCCCCTCGCCGCCACACCCACCCTGCTCGTCCTCACCATCCTCACCCAGTGCGGTCGATGGCACGCTTCGTTCATCGGCGATGGCAGAATCTCTGCACCTTTCTCCGGGCAGTCGGTCGAACGCCACCCGCGATGCAGCTGGGAATCAGTGCCCTCCTGCTTTTCGTCCTCCTGTTGGGGATTAATTGGACCTATCACACGTTTTATAAACCAACGGAATTGTTCTTTCCAGTAGAGAAGGCACTCAGCAAGAATCCCCGCCAGACGTGGCAAGAATACGGCGCGTTGTTCGAGACACATTCGACAGCCATTATGACACCCGAACTGCTTGCTGCCTTGGCTCAAGCCGAGGGCTCGGGTAATCCCGTGGCACGAACCTACTGGCGGTGGCGCGTCGTCTCCTCAAATCCGCTGGAGTGGTACCAACCGGCCTCGACAGCAGTCGGCATGTTTCAAATCACCGACGGCACGTTTCGCGAAGGGACGCGCTACTGTATCCACAACCATGTTGTCGTTGAAGACGGGCCCTGGCACAACCTTAACTCCTGTTGGTTCAATGGCCTCTACACCAGAATCATCCCAGGTCACGCGATTGAGCTGACCGCCGCGTTCCTCGACCGTCATGTGGGAAAATTGGTTGGAGAGCAACCAGCGACGTTCCAGCAAAAGCAGGACCTCGCCGCGGTCATCCATCTCTGTGGTGCTGGGGCGGGTCGTGACTATGCAAAGCGGAACTTTCGTCTCACGCCCCACCAACGCTGCGGCGACCATGATGTGAGAACCTATCTGCTGAAGATCCAGACATTCAAACAGCAGTTTGCTGCGCTGAAGTCATAAGTGCGTGCCGAGATACACAGAACAGACGATGGGGTCAGCTAGGGGCCGGGACGGTTGGAGATTCTCACCACGACACGAACGGAGCGCTCCCAACAATCCTCGTGCGCCATGAAGAGCGAATGCATATCTGCACCATTCGCGCAGCCTCATTCCAAGGTTATCACGTGAGTCAATCCATCTGTCTATTAAGCGCTCTAGTGACAATGCACCTCTCGCATGTGACTGAGGTATTCATGGTATGGTGACCGCGGCAATGTGCCACTGTTGTGCGAAGGTGCGTCTTCATGAATTCAGATGGGCCCAAAGTATTACGGAAGACGGTCTTGGCCGGTGCAATCGGGAATGTGCTGGAGTGGTATGACTTTGCCCTCTTTGGATACTTCGCGCCGGTCTTGTCTCGTCTCTTCTTTCCTGCGTCGGATCCGTCGTTGTCGTTAATCGCCACGTTCGGTGTGTTCGCCGTCGGCTTTCTGGCCAGACCACTGGGCGCGCTGCTGTTTGGGCACTGGGGTGATACCAGGGGCCGACGAGCGGCCTTGGCTTGGTCCATAATTTTAATGGCATTGCCCACCTGCTTGGTCGGCATGTTGCCGACCTATGCTCAGATCGGTCTTGCTGCACCGCTCATACTCACCGTGTTGCGCTTTCTTCAGGGTCTCTCGGTCGGTGGAGAATTCACGGGGTCCGTTACCTTCCTTGTTGAGCATGCCGCACCGACCGAGCGAGGCTATATCGGCAGCTGGGCGGGATTCAGCGCACAGATCGGCGCGCTGTTAGGCTCTGGTATCGGGACCGTGGCGACGCTGAACCTCTCATCAGAGGCGCTCCAAGAATGGGGATGGCGCATCCCGTTCGTGGCGGGAAGTGTCATCGCGTTGGTCGGCTGGTATCTTCGACGGCACATTCCAGAGTCGCCGGCTTTTGAACGGCTGCAACAATCAGGTGTGGTGTCGTCCTCACCCGTCCGTGAGTTGTTTACATCGCACCGTGCGCCGCTCCTACAAGTGATCGGTCTCGTCCTGGTACATGGCGTTGGATTTTACATCTTCTATGTGTTTCTCCCCACCTATCTGACCAAAGTGACCGACCTTCCGATGGGAACGGCATTGCTCATCAACACAGTGTGCATGGCGTTGTTGGCGATGCTGATTCCGTGCATGGGCAAGCTGTCTGATCGAGTCGGGCATCGATGGGTACTGGCCATCGGCGCCGCAGGCCTGGCCCTCGGCTCAGTCCAGTTCTTTTCGTGGTTGAGCAGCGGCCAGCTCACATTGATCGTCATGGCTCAAATCCTGATCACGGTGTTCGTGTCAGCCTATATGGGTCCGTTCTTTGCCATCGTGGCGACGCTCTTTCCTGTGGCGAGCCGCTACACAGGCCTCTCGATTTCGTACAATATTGCCTCGGCTCTGTTCGGCGGGACTGCCCCGTTGATGGCTACGGTAATCATGGAACGGAGTGGGAGTGCGCTTGCCCCTGGATGGTATGTCAGTCTATGCGCCGTCCTGTCGTTGATCGCACTGTC contains:
- a CDS encoding DUF2314 domain-containing protein; translated protein: MQRFVVLSVALLAILISPSAFSQSFTDKAKKDSAVEFSDEDPAMQKAMERARAGLEDFLRKAGSPPPNTDQYSVKVRVSEGDQQEYLWLSNLMVQGELWSGRIDNLPMIRSVKKGQSYAFAKTEIIDWTYIDKSKKKVVGNFTTCALLTKEPSDVAESIRKQYGLECDR
- a CDS encoding lytic transglycosylase domain-containing protein — protein: MQLGISALLLFVLLLGINWTYHTFYKPTELFFPVEKALSKNPRQTWQEYGALFETHSTAIMTPELLAALAQAEGSGNPVARTYWRWRVVSSNPLEWYQPASTAVGMFQITDGTFREGTRYCIHNHVVVEDGPWHNLNSCWFNGLYTRIIPGHAIELTAAFLDRHVGKLVGEQPATFQQKQDLAAVIHLCGAGAGRDYAKRNFRLTPHQRCGDHDVRTYLLKIQTFKQQFAALKS
- a CDS encoding MHS family MFS transporter, whose translation is MNSDGPKVLRKTVLAGAIGNVLEWYDFALFGYFAPVLSRLFFPASDPSLSLIATFGVFAVGFLARPLGALLFGHWGDTRGRRAALAWSIILMALPTCLVGMLPTYAQIGLAAPLILTVLRFLQGLSVGGEFTGSVTFLVEHAAPTERGYIGSWAGFSAQIGALLGSGIGTVATLNLSSEALQEWGWRIPFVAGSVIALVGWYLRRHIPESPAFERLQQSGVVSSSPVRELFTSHRAPLLQVIGLVLVHGVGFYIFYVFLPTYLTKVTDLPMGTALLINTVCMALLAMLIPCMGKLSDRVGHRWVLAIGAAGLALGSVQFFSWLSSGQLTLIVMAQILITVFVSAYMGPFFAIVATLFPVASRYTGLSISYNIASALFGGTAPLMATVIMERSGSALAPGWYVSLCAVLSLIALSTIREEKKETAEVPADTH